The DNA sequence GCGGCTGACGTTCGGAAACGTCCCCGTCTCCTCTTCTAACACGACGTTGTAGGACACGCCGGGCGGGGTGCGGTTTTCCGCTTTACACGACACTGTACACGTGTCGCAGCCGACACACTTTTGTAAATCGATCACCATTCCCCAGCGCGGCCCTTTCCGCTTCGACTCTTCTACTAGCTGGAGACGTTCGCCGAACTCTTTTTTCACTTGTGAGTCGTACTTTTTAACAAATTGCTCGCGCGTCATTTTCCCACTTGATAGACGGCGTGCATCTTCGGCCATATTTAAGCCGAGGGCGGTGCTGTACGGCGAGTCGGCGAGAATTTCTTGTGCCCCTTGCACGAAATTGTTCAAAAGGCGATGATAAACGTCCTTCATCGTTTATCTTCCCCCTCTTTTTGTGACTTGTCGCTGTCGTCCGCGGTCAGCTCACGCGTGGCGCGCTTAAATTCTTTCAGCGTCGTCCCGACGGCGCGACCGAGTTCCGGCAACTTACTCGGACCGAATAGAAGTAAGGCGACAACTAATATAATGATCAAACCAGGAACACCGATGCTCGGCATGTGTGATCCCTCCATCACCTGTTTTTGAACGGCTCACCCTATAACAAGCAAGTCGTGTGCCAAGTGCTAAAACAGCTGTATACGCAATGTGTTAGCGCTTTATAACATCCTCGCGATGCCCCACCCTGACAAAATGTCACAGTGCGGTATGACATAATGGCGTATGGACAACTTCCGTTGTTTACGATAGATGGACATAAGGATGTGTACGGGGAAGGGATGCCTTTCACGCAAGATGTGTTGGTAAATGCGTCGGAAAATGGTAAAATGAAAGGAATGATGCTACAAGTTAAACAACGTCGCGATTGGAGGTTGAAACGATGAGCGAATCTGACCGGATCGCAAACATCGAAAAACAGTTGTCAGCGATCCGCCAAGATCAAGCAGAAATTGTCAATGCGATCAAAGGGTTAGAACAATTTGTTCGCGCAGCGGTTGCCCAAGGGAAAAGCAGTGGCGCCGTGCCTAACCGTAGCATACCGCTGTCGTCCCCCGGCCAGCAGTCGCCTGTCGACGCGGTACGGGGACAGCCAGTTGTTCCGCCGCACAGACACGCAGACGATACGCATCCGATCCCGCCGCACGGACAAGCAGGCGATGCGAGAGACGGGCATCCAACCCCGCCACATA is a window from the Numidum massiliense genome containing:
- a CDS encoding twin-arginine translocase TatA/TatE family subunit; translated protein: MPSIGVPGLIIILVVALLLFGPSKLPELGRAVGTTLKEFKRATRELTADDSDKSQKEGEDKR